A genome region from Celeribacter baekdonensis includes the following:
- a CDS encoding amino acid ABC transporter permease: MTRPAQPDAQGQKTQIHGVDALTVVPRRNDAIWIGTVVVLILAALILKAFASNPAFAWGTAWGYMFHPSILRGLGNTLLLTVLIMSAATIIGTAVAIMRVSPSPILRTFAGVYVWFFRGVPSLIQLIFWFNLSLLVREVSLSLPFFGEIFSVRTNDVMTPFLSAVVALALCEAGYMAEIIRAGIKSVPSGQAEAARALGMPYRKILRQIILPQAMRFVVPPTGNEAINLLKMTSLVTFIAVDDLFYSAQSIYARTFETIPLLIVVAVWYLAVVSIMSVGQFYIERYFGRSDSGRDPEALLSILSRGLFLGRKKERNNV, from the coding sequence GTGACCAGACCGGCTCAGCCAGACGCACAGGGGCAGAAGACCCAAATCCATGGGGTAGATGCCCTGACCGTGGTTCCGAGGCGCAATGACGCGATCTGGATTGGCACTGTTGTGGTGTTGATCCTTGCGGCGCTGATCCTCAAAGCCTTTGCCAGCAATCCGGCTTTCGCCTGGGGTACAGCCTGGGGCTATATGTTCCACCCGTCGATCCTACGCGGCCTTGGCAACACGTTGCTGCTCACCGTTTTGATCATGTCGGCGGCCACGATCATTGGCACTGCCGTTGCGATCATGCGTGTGTCGCCAAGTCCCATTTTACGAACCTTCGCCGGTGTTTATGTCTGGTTCTTTCGCGGGGTGCCGTCGCTCATCCAATTGATCTTTTGGTTCAACCTGTCTCTTTTGGTGCGCGAAGTTTCCCTGAGCTTGCCGTTCTTTGGCGAAATCTTCTCGGTGCGTACCAATGATGTCATGACGCCGTTTCTCTCGGCTGTGGTGGCGCTCGCGCTCTGTGAGGCGGGCTACATGGCCGAGATCATCCGGGCGGGCATCAAATCCGTGCCCTCTGGTCAAGCGGAAGCCGCCCGAGCGCTCGGCATGCCGTATCGCAAAATCCTAAGACAAATCATCCTGCCGCAAGCGATGCGGTTTGTTGTTCCTCCCACCGGGAATGAGGCGATCAACCTGTTGAAAATGACATCGCTTGTGACCTTTATCGCCGTCGATGATCTGTTCTATTCGGCCCAAAGCATCTACGCGCGCACCTTTGAAACCATCCCGCTGCTGATCGTCGTCGCCGTTTGGTATCTTGCCGTGGTCAGCATCATGTCCGTCGGACAGTTTTACATTGAGCGATATTTTGGTCGTAGCGACAGTGGCCGCGATCCGGAGGCTCTTTTGTCCATTCTGTCGCGCGGTCTCTTTTTGGGGCGAAAAAAGGAACGCAACAATGTCTGA
- a CDS encoding amino acid ABC transporter ATP-binding protein, protein MSEARKMNADRFGVPEESMIFARNVRKTFGALEVLKGVDLDVPKGSVACIIGPSGSGKSTFLRCMNHLEKLTGGLILVDGDFVGYDLVGDKLYELKENQLCRRRAEIGMLFQSFNLFSHMTVMENLIQAPVQVRGTNVDQAKEEAAALLARVGLSDKEAAYPRQLSGGQQQRVAIARALAMKPKVLLFDEPTSALDPELVGEVLGAMRDLAESGMTMVVVTHEIAFAREIGDQLVFMDQGQIVERGNPREMISAPQSPRTREFLSRVL, encoded by the coding sequence ATGTCTGAGGCCCGCAAGATGAATGCAGACCGGTTTGGCGTGCCCGAAGAGTCGATGATTTTTGCGCGCAATGTGCGCAAGACGTTTGGCGCTTTAGAGGTTCTGAAGGGTGTCGACCTTGATGTGCCAAAGGGCTCGGTCGCCTGTATCATCGGCCCGTCCGGGTCGGGAAAAAGCACCTTTCTGCGCTGTATGAACCACCTCGAAAAGCTCACGGGGGGCCTTATTCTCGTTGATGGGGATTTCGTCGGCTACGATTTGGTGGGGGATAAGCTCTACGAACTAAAGGAAAACCAACTGTGCCGTCGTCGTGCGGAAATTGGCATGCTTTTCCAATCGTTCAATCTGTTTTCACATATGACGGTGATGGAAAACCTGATCCAAGCCCCGGTTCAGGTGCGGGGTACAAACGTGGATCAGGCGAAAGAAGAGGCCGCCGCCTTGTTGGCCCGTGTCGGCCTGTCCGACAAAGAGGCCGCCTATCCGCGCCAACTGTCTGGCGGTCAACAGCAACGTGTCGCCATTGCCCGCGCGCTGGCGATGAAGCCGAAAGTTCTGTTGTTTGATGAACCGACGTCGGCGCTTGATCCTGAACTCGTCGGAGAGGTTCTTGGCGCGATGCGAGATCTCGCCGAAAGTGGGATGACGATGGTTGTCGTGACCCACGAAATCGCGTTTGCCCGTGAGATTGGCGATCAGCTTGTGTTCATGGACCAAGGTCAGATTGTCGAACGTGGCAATCCGCGAGAGATGATCAGCGCCCCGCAATCACCTCGGACACGGGAATTCCTGTCGCGTGTGCTTTGA
- a CDS encoding flavin monoamine oxidase family protein: MTFNAQGMSRRSLLSMIGTVAGSAVMYSAMTEMGLAQSSNWAGRPELSGAPKGTRILVLGAGLAGMTAAFELRNAGYEVKVLEYREKAGGRCWTLRGGDTYTELGGFEQKVEFEDGNYLNPGPWRIPSDHFAVLDYAKRFGVELEPFIQVNYNAYVHNTEAFEGKPQRFKEIDADFRGGVSELLAKVADQGKLDGLVSADDAKTLVSALKRYGALDENAAYVKGEDSSSHRGWTKAEGGGADGEPIPSDPHDLSTILNSDLWKSLTGGLHLHMQTTMFQPKGGMDMIAQGFEKQVKDLITYNAKVVKIRNTDDGVDVTWVPSEGAGAEAVERADYCICTIPFSVLGQIDHDFSTRMSHIISTMPYASSTKVGLEFKRRFWEQDEHIYGGISYTNLPISQISYPSTGYFSDGPAVLLAAYSWGAYSYQFNALPPSERVAKALEYGAQIHPQYTEEFKTGVGVGWHRVPWTLGCFGLWNDREADYMDATKMDGRTLMAGEHISYLPAWQEGAILSSLDAIKRLHATIVEN, encoded by the coding sequence ATGACTTTTAATGCACAAGGGATGTCCCGTCGGTCATTGCTAAGCATGATTGGCACTGTTGCGGGCAGCGCGGTCATGTATAGCGCAATGACTGAAATGGGGTTGGCTCAATCCTCCAATTGGGCGGGGCGGCCGGAGTTGAGCGGCGCGCCAAAAGGCACGCGGATTTTGGTCCTTGGGGCCGGTCTTGCCGGTATGACAGCGGCGTTCGAATTACGGAATGCCGGCTATGAGGTGAAGGTTCTCGAATACCGTGAAAAGGCTGGCGGTCGGTGCTGGACGCTGCGTGGGGGCGACACCTACACGGAGCTTGGGGGATTTGAGCAAAAGGTTGAGTTTGAGGACGGCAACTACCTCAATCCCGGTCCTTGGCGCATCCCAAGCGACCACTTCGCGGTGCTCGACTATGCGAAACGGTTCGGTGTGGAACTGGAACCGTTCATTCAGGTCAACTACAACGCCTATGTCCACAACACCGAAGCGTTTGAGGGCAAACCGCAGCGGTTCAAAGAAATTGACGCCGATTTCAGAGGCGGGGTCAGCGAACTTTTGGCCAAGGTTGCGGACCAAGGCAAACTCGACGGGCTGGTCAGCGCCGACGATGCGAAAACCCTTGTCTCGGCTTTGAAACGCTACGGCGCGTTGGATGAAAACGCGGCCTATGTCAAAGGCGAGGACTCGTCGTCCCATCGCGGTTGGACCAAAGCAGAAGGTGGCGGTGCTGACGGTGAACCCATCCCGTCCGATCCGCATGATCTGTCCACCATTCTCAATTCCGATCTGTGGAAGAGCCTCACAGGCGGTCTGCATCTGCACATGCAAACGACCATGTTCCAACCCAAAGGCGGCATGGACATGATTGCGCAGGGCTTTGAAAAACAGGTCAAAGACCTGATCACCTACAACGCCAAAGTTGTGAAAATTCGCAACACCGACGATGGCGTCGATGTCACATGGGTGCCATCAGAGGGGGCAGGGGCCGAGGCGGTGGAACGCGCGGATTACTGTATCTGCACCATTCCCTTCTCCGTTCTGGGTCAGATTGATCACGATTTTTCCACGCGAATGTCTCATATCATTTCGACCATGCCCTACGCCTCTTCGACCAAGGTTGGTTTGGAGTTCAAGCGGCGGTTTTGGGAGCAAGACGAACACATCTACGGCGGGATCAGCTACACCAACTTGCCGATCTCGCAAATCTCTTACCCATCCACGGGATATTTCAGCGATGGCCCCGCTGTGCTTTTGGCGGCCTATAGCTGGGGCGCGTATTCCTATCAGTTCAACGCCTTGCCGCCCTCTGAACGGGTCGCCAAAGCCTTGGAATACGGGGCGCAGATTCACCCGCAATATACCGAGGAGTTCAAGACCGGCGTTGGCGTCGGCTGGCACCGCGTGCCGTGGACGCTCGGGTGTTTTGGCCTGTGGAATGACCGTGAGGCCGACTACATGGATGCGACAAAAATGGATGGCCGCACATTGATGGCAGGCGAACATATATCCTACCTCCCGGCGTGGCAGGAGGGGGCGATCTTGTCCTCGCTTGATGCCATCAAACGTCTGCACGCCACGATCGTCGAAAACTGA
- a CDS encoding c-type cytochrome has product MKHTFMAALAVSVFAVPLWADDVRPDTSGWFENPAKLDQRGGEEIYRAVCAACHMPDGKGAQGAGMYPALAGDHNLEFADYPIHVVLNGLRAMPALGGQLDDEQIAEVVNYIRTSFDNSYAEDPATSEMVAASR; this is encoded by the coding sequence ATGAAGCATACATTTATGGCTGCCCTTGCGGTTTCAGTTTTTGCTGTACCGCTTTGGGCCGATGACGTTCGCCCAGACACTTCTGGCTGGTTTGAAAACCCGGCCAAATTGGACCAACGCGGTGGCGAAGAGATCTACCGCGCGGTCTGTGCGGCATGCCACATGCCTGACGGCAAAGGCGCGCAAGGGGCGGGGATGTACCCGGCTTTGGCGGGAGATCACAACCTCGAATTCGCGGATTATCCCATCCATGTCGTGCTCAACGGGTTGCGTGCCATGCCCGCTTTGGGCGGCCAACTTGATGACGAACAAATTGCCGAGGTCGTGAACTACATCCGAACGAGCTTTGACAATAGCTACGCTGAAGATCCCGCCACAAGCGAGATGGTTGCGGCGAGCCGCTAA
- a CDS encoding RidA family protein — MVSIKSLLCALVLSNLAAPVLAEEPVRHPLPNSSFPILQAVEVPATATTVYLSGTVPGVLNADAEKGTIAAYGTMEEQTVSVLNRIQATLESLDMSMGDVIKMQAFLVAEDGKLVDFSGFMDGYTQFFGTEDQPNLPVRSALVVDALANPGFLVELEVTAVRP; from the coding sequence ATGGTATCCATTAAATCTCTGCTCTGCGCTTTGGTCCTGTCCAACTTGGCCGCACCTGTTTTGGCCGAGGAGCCTGTGCGTCACCCGTTGCCGAACTCGAGCTTCCCGATCCTGCAAGCGGTGGAAGTTCCCGCGACTGCGACCACCGTTTACCTGTCCGGCACTGTCCCCGGCGTGCTGAACGCAGATGCGGAAAAAGGCACCATCGCGGCCTATGGCACAATGGAGGAGCAAACCGTCTCCGTGCTGAACCGCATTCAGGCCACATTGGAGTCGCTTGATATGAGCATGGGCGATGTCATCAAAATGCAGGCGTTCCTCGTGGCCGAAGACGGCAAACTGGTGGATTTTAGCGGCTTTATGGACGGCTATACGCAGTTTTTTGGCACAGAAGACCAACCCAACCTCCCTGTTCGGTCCGCTTTGGTTGTCGATGCTTTGGCAAATCCGGGCTTTCTGGTCGAACTCGAAGTGACGGCTGTCCGTCCTTAA
- the thiC gene encoding phosphomethylpyrimidine synthase ThiC, whose translation MKDTIPTLTTGALPASQKIYVHGQTHELRVPLREISVTGEAPLRVYDSSGPYTDPAVQIEISEGLADVRGGWLQARGDIEQYEGRVVTEADNGFVTGTRLTPAFPKQRDPLRAVGTRAVTQLAYAKAGVITPEMEFVAIRENEGRMGAYTRDGDPMGAELPDLVSPEFVRREIAEGRAIIPANINHRELEPMIIGRNFKVKINANIGNSAVTSSMEEEVEKMVWAIRWGADTVMDLSTGRNIHNIRDWIIRNAPVPIGTVPLYQALEKVNGIAEDLTWEVFRDTLIEQAEQGVDYFTIHAGVRLHMIPMTAKRVTGIVSRGGSIMAKWCLHHHRESFLYEHFEEICDICRRYDVSFSLGDGLRPGSIADANDEAQFAELRTLGELTKIAWAKDCQVMIEGPGHVPMHKIKANMDEQLKHCHEAPFYTLGPLTTDIAPGYDHITSAIGAAMIGWFGTAMLCYVTPKEHLGLPDRDDVKTGVITYKLAAHAADLAKGHPGAQLRDDALSRARFEFRWEDQFNLGLDPDTARDMHDETMPKEAHKVAHFCSMCGPKFCSMRISHDIRAEAAKQDGMAAMAEKFREGGELYLPTDDSATEPAQ comes from the coding sequence ATGAAAGACACGATCCCAACACTCACCACCGGCGCTTTGCCTGCCTCGCAAAAAATCTATGTTCATGGCCAGACCCATGAGCTGCGCGTGCCGCTGCGCGAGATTTCCGTGACGGGGGAGGCGCCCTTGCGGGTCTATGATAGCTCTGGCCCCTATACCGACCCGGCGGTGCAAATCGAGATTTCCGAAGGGCTGGCCGATGTGCGCGGCGGCTGGCTTCAGGCGCGCGGTGACATCGAACAATATGAGGGACGGGTGGTGACAGAGGCCGACAACGGCTTTGTGACCGGCACACGCTTGACGCCCGCTTTCCCGAAACAGCGCGATCCATTGCGCGCAGTTGGCACCCGGGCCGTGACCCAGCTCGCCTATGCCAAAGCCGGGGTGATCACACCCGAAATGGAATTCGTCGCCATTCGTGAAAACGAAGGCCGGATGGGGGCCTATACCCGTGATGGCGATCCAATGGGGGCGGAGTTGCCCGATCTGGTCAGCCCTGAATTTGTGCGCCGTGAGATTGCCGAAGGCCGCGCGATCATTCCCGCCAACATCAACCACCGCGAATTGGAACCGATGATCATCGGCCGCAATTTCAAGGTGAAGATCAACGCCAATATCGGCAATTCCGCCGTCACCTCCTCGATGGAAGAAGAGGTGGAGAAAATGGTTTGGGCGATCCGATGGGGTGCTGACACGGTCATGGACCTCTCGACCGGTCGCAACATCCACAACATCCGTGATTGGATCATCCGTAACGCGCCGGTTCCGATTGGCACCGTGCCGCTCTATCAGGCGCTTGAAAAGGTCAATGGGATTGCCGAGGATCTGACGTGGGAGGTGTTCCGCGACACGCTCATCGAGCAGGCGGAGCAGGGGGTGGATTATTTCACCATCCACGCAGGTGTCCGGCTGCACATGATCCCGATGACCGCCAAACGGGTGACCGGGATTGTGTCGCGTGGCGGCTCGATCATGGCAAAATGGTGCCTGCATCATCACCGCGAAAGTTTCCTCTACGAACATTTCGAAGAGATTTGCGACATTTGTCGCCGCTATGATGTCAGCTTTTCGCTGGGCGACGGGTTGCGCCCCGGCTCCATTGCCGATGCCAATGACGAGGCACAATTTGCCGAGTTGCGCACGCTGGGTGAGCTGACCAAAATCGCTTGGGCCAAGGACTGTCAGGTCATGATCGAAGGCCCCGGCCATGTGCCGATGCACAAGATCAAAGCCAATATGGACGAGCAGTTGAAACATTGCCACGAGGCACCGTTTTACACGCTCGGGCCACTGACGACAGACATCGCGCCGGGCTATGATCACATCACCTCCGCCATCGGTGCGGCGATGATCGGATGGTTCGGCACGGCGATGCTATGCTATGTCACGCCCAAGGAACACCTCGGCCTGCCGGATCGCGACGATGTCAAAACCGGGGTCATCACCTATAAACTCGCCGCCCATGCCGCCGATCTGGCTAAGGGTCATCCCGGCGCACAGCTGCGTGATGATGCGCTGTCACGGGCGCGGTTTGAATTCCGTTGGGAGGATCAATTCAACCTTGGTCTTGATCCCGACACCGCGCGCGACATGCATGACGAAACCATGCCGAAAGAGGCGCATAAAGTGGCGCATTTCTGTTCCATGTGTGGGCCGAAATTCTGTTCGATGCGGATTTCCCATGACATCCGCGCCGAGGCCGCAAAGCAGGACGGCATGGCGGCCATGGCCGAAAAATTCCGCGAGGGTGGTGAACTTTACCTGCCGACAGACGACAGCGCGACGGAACCGGCGCAATGA
- a CDS encoding FAD-dependent oxidoreductase → MISVLGSGVVGLCVATALHEAGHEIEVIAPEHSTPPASWLAGGMLAPFCEGESAPEVIVTRGQSAVDWWAAHVPDVVRRGTLVLAAPRDARELDRFARATRGHDWVVPEALEPAVSGRFARGLFFATEAHLDPRAALTALRMRLLAAGVAFRDAPARGRVIECTGIAARTALSDLRAVRGEMLELHAPDVALTRSIRLLHPRFPVYIVPRAAGRYMVGATMVESDDAGGITARAVMELLSAAYTVHPGFAEGEVITTAAGLRPSFPNNLPAIRHVGDVIHVNGMYRHGFLMAPALALDLVSVLAKEPAHAH, encoded by the coding sequence ATGATCTCAGTTCTTGGATCGGGCGTGGTGGGATTGTGCGTTGCCACCGCGCTACATGAGGCGGGGCATGAGATCGAAGTCATCGCGCCCGAACATAGCACACCCCCCGCCTCGTGGCTGGCGGGGGGGATGCTTGCGCCCTTTTGCGAGGGCGAAAGCGCGCCTGAGGTGATCGTCACGCGCGGACAGTCGGCGGTGGATTGGTGGGCGGCGCATGTTCCTGACGTGGTGCGACGCGGGACGCTTGTGCTTGCCGCCCCGCGTGATGCGAGGGAATTGGATCGTTTTGCGCGCGCAACACGCGGGCACGACTGGGTTGTGCCTGAGGCACTTGAACCCGCAGTCTCAGGACGATTTGCGCGCGGGCTTTTCTTTGCGACAGAGGCGCATCTTGATCCCCGTGCCGCGCTCACCGCCTTACGCATGCGGCTTTTGGCGGCGGGGGTGGCGTTTCGCGACGCCCCTGCGCGTGGTCGCGTGATAGAGTGCACAGGGATCGCGGCCCGCACGGCTCTGTCCGATCTACGCGCGGTGCGTGGTGAAATGTTGGAACTGCACGCGCCCGATGTGGCCCTCACCCGGTCTATCCGCCTGCTGCATCCGCGCTTTCCGGTCTACATCGTGCCCCGCGCCGCGGGGCGGTACATGGTCGGGGCGACGATGGTCGAAAGCGATGACGCGGGCGGCATCACGGCGCGCGCTGTGATGGAATTGCTGTCGGCCGCCTATACCGTTCACCCCGGCTTTGCCGAAGGTGAAGTCATCACAACGGCGGCGGGGTTGCGGCCGTCCTTTCCAAACAATCTGCCTGCCATCCGGCATGTCGGCGATGTGATCCACGTCAATGGCATGTACCGCCACGGGTTTTTAATGGCCCCGGCGCTCGCCCTTGATCTTGTGTCTGTTTTGGCAAAGGAGCCTGCCCATGCGCATTGA
- the thiS gene encoding sulfur carrier protein ThiS has protein sequence MRIDLNGVSYETAAPTLADLIVETGAEAAAVATALNGQFVPCTARASTPLTQGAKVELLAPMQGG, from the coding sequence ATGCGCATTGATTTGAACGGTGTATCCTATGAGACGGCTGCCCCGACACTTGCTGATTTGATTGTGGAAACCGGTGCAGAGGCGGCCGCAGTTGCCACCGCGCTCAACGGGCAGTTCGTGCCCTGCACGGCACGTGCATCGACCCCACTCACCCAAGGCGCAAAGGTCGAACTCCTTGCGCCAATGCAGGGAGGATAG
- a CDS encoding thiazole synthase — protein MFYGIDLNTRLMLGTAQYPSPEVLRAAISASGAEVVTVSLRREGPGGSGFRDILRDSGCRILPNTAGCHTVREAVTTAHMARELFGTPWIKLEVIGHADTLQPDPFALVEAARILCADGFDVFPYTTEDLIVGEKLIEAGCRVLMPWGAPIGSGQGLRNIGGLRAMRAHFPQVPLVIDAGIGAPSQAMHAMEMGFDAVLLNTAVAKALDPVAMARAFSDAITAGRLAREAGLMPMRDMAQASTPVFGMAELLA, from the coding sequence ATGTTTTATGGCATAGACCTCAACACCCGTTTGATGCTCGGCACGGCACAATACCCGTCGCCCGAAGTGCTGCGCGCGGCCATTTCGGCCTCTGGCGCGGAGGTTGTCACCGTCTCGCTGCGTCGTGAAGGACCGGGGGGCAGCGGATTTCGTGACATTCTTCGGGACAGCGGGTGTCGGATTTTGCCCAACACCGCGGGCTGCCATACGGTCCGCGAGGCCGTGACCACCGCTCATATGGCGCGCGAACTGTTTGGCACCCCCTGGATTAAGCTCGAAGTGATCGGCCATGCCGACACGTTGCAGCCCGATCCCTTTGCGCTGGTCGAGGCTGCCCGCATCCTATGTGCGGATGGGTTTGATGTCTTTCCCTATACGACCGAAGACCTGATCGTCGGTGAGAAACTGATCGAGGCCGGATGTCGCGTATTGATGCCATGGGGGGCGCCGATTGGCTCCGGGCAGGGGCTGCGTAATATTGGTGGGCTGCGTGCCATGCGGGCGCATTTTCCACAGGTGCCTTTGGTGATCGACGCCGGGATCGGCGCGCCGTCTCAGGCCATGCACGCGATGGAAATGGGCTTTGATGCGGTGCTTTTGAACACCGCCGTGGCCAAGGCACTTGATCCTGTGGCGATGGCACGGGCTTTTTCTGACGCAATCACGGCGGGACGTTTGGCGCGGGAGGCGGGTCTTATGCCTATGCGCGACATGGCCCAAGCGTCCACGCCAGTGTTCGGCATGGCGGAGTTGTTGGCATGA
- a CDS encoding thiamine phosphate synthase, whose product MSLDPFYLIVGHVSQIELLVPHGVRLVQLRIKDQPEAEIHRQIRRARDFCAVHRAQLVVNDHWQVALDLNCSFVHLGQEDMDSADFAALRRAGVAVGLSTHDEAELERALSCDPAYVALGPVYPTLLKKMAWGPQGLDRVTAWKRAAGKVPLVGIGGLTPERLPGLFAAGADSAAVVTDIAQAADPEARCCDWIKATEAWR is encoded by the coding sequence ATGAGCCTTGATCCGTTTTACCTGATCGTGGGCCATGTCAGTCAGATCGAATTGCTCGTCCCGCACGGGGTTCGCCTCGTCCAACTGAGGATCAAAGATCAACCGGAGGCGGAAATTCACCGTCAAATCCGTCGTGCCCGCGACTTTTGCGCCGTGCATCGCGCCCAGCTTGTGGTCAACGATCACTGGCAGGTGGCGCTTGATCTCAACTGTTCCTTTGTCCATCTGGGCCAAGAAGACATGGACAGCGCGGATTTTGCAGCACTGCGTCGTGCGGGGGTTGCCGTTGGCCTGTCCACCCATGATGAGGCCGAACTGGAGCGCGCCCTGTCGTGTGATCCGGCCTATGTGGCGCTTGGCCCGGTCTATCCGACGCTGCTCAAAAAGATGGCATGGGGTCCGCAAGGGCTGGATCGCGTGACCGCGTGGAAACGCGCGGCGGGTAAGGTTCCGCTGGTGGGGATCGGCGGGCTGACGCCGGAGCGATTGCCGGGGCTGTTCGCCGCCGGGGCGGACAGTGCCGCTGTGGTCACAGACATCGCGCAGGCGGCTGATCCCGAAGCGCGCTGTTGCGACTGGATCAAGGCCACGGAGGCGTGGCGATGA
- a CDS encoding HesA/MoeB/ThiF family protein encodes MNRYVRQEILPEIGVAGQARLAAARVSVVGAGGLGSTVLPLLAGAGVGRIDIVDPDHVEESNLHRQTLFRMSDLAQPKAEVAAQSLAALNPEGRFIAHATRLDPENAANLTAQADLIVDAADSFATSYALSDLCFAVERPLISASVLARQGYVGGFCGGAPSLRAVFPDLPSRLGSCSDTGVMGPVVAMLGALQAQMALSVLLGLKPSPLGQLLSLDLARWHVSGFRFDGAPEPVAMPEILAPAQIDVGDLVIDLRGRDTVDPQPAPGQRVVFICTSGLRAWRAAKRCAALGHHRVAIVGDGQ; translated from the coding sequence ATGAACCGGTATGTCAGGCAAGAAATTCTACCCGAAATCGGTGTGGCGGGCCAAGCGCGATTGGCCGCCGCACGGGTTTCGGTGGTGGGCGCAGGTGGGCTTGGCTCCACCGTTTTGCCGCTTTTGGCCGGGGCGGGGGTCGGGCGGATCGACATTGTCGATCCCGATCATGTCGAGGAAAGCAACCTGCACCGTCAGACCCTGTTTCGGATGTCCGATCTGGCCCAACCCAAAGCCGAAGTTGCCGCACAAAGTCTTGCGGCGCTCAACCCCGAGGGCCGGTTTATCGCCCATGCCACCCGGCTCGATCCAGAGAATGCCGCCAACCTCACAGCGCAGGCGGATCTGATCGTCGATGCCGCCGACAGTTTCGCCACCAGCTATGCGCTCTCCGATCTCTGCTTCGCGGTTGAACGCCCGTTGATCAGCGCCTCGGTGTTGGCGCGCCAGGGCTATGTTGGCGGGTTTTGCGGCGGCGCGCCCAGTCTGCGCGCGGTGTTTCCCGATCTGCCCTCGCGACTTGGGAGCTGTTCGGACACGGGCGTGATGGGACCGGTGGTGGCGATGCTCGGTGCGCTTCAGGCGCAGATGGCGTTGTCGGTTCTGTTGGGTCTCAAGCCCTCGCCCTTGGGACAGCTCTTATCGCTTGACCTAGCGCGGTGGCATGTAAGCGGCTTTCGATTTGACGGCGCGCCAGAGCCGGTTGCAATGCCGGAGATTTTGGCCCCTGCGCAGATCGACGTGGGGGATTTGGTCATCGACCTGCGGGGTCGCGACACAGTCGATCCACAGCCTGCGCCGGGACAGCGCGTGGTTTTCATTTGTACCTCAGGATTGCGGGCATGGCGGGCGGCCAAACGATGTGCTGCGCTTGGGCACCACCGGGTCGCCATCGTCGGAGACGGGCAGTGA
- the thiD gene encoding bifunctional hydroxymethylpyrimidine kinase/phosphomethylpyrimidine kinase codes for MSGVVLCIGGLDSSGGAGVLRDSATVHALGGTARVAVTAVTAQSDRAVTAVHAIPPKVVADQIDIAGAVSAVKIGMLGTAGIVEAVAAAFPRAPCVLDPVLMSSSGHMLLDDLGVTALLDRLLPKVDLLTPNVPELAALARRLCVPEDDPRACVERLLHRGCGAVLVKGGHAEGLSSVDHLYRRDVPVVAFGAPRIDASLRGTGCRLASAIAGHIAQGAGLVDAVALAKQHVHGAFVLASGAPKPQPGT; via the coding sequence GTGAGCGGGGTCGTGCTCTGCATCGGCGGTCTGGATTCGAGCGGCGGGGCGGGCGTGTTGCGCGACAGTGCCACGGTGCACGCCCTCGGGGGCACCGCGCGCGTTGCCGTCACAGCGGTGACCGCCCAAAGCGATCGCGCTGTGACGGCCGTTCACGCCATCCCACCCAAGGTCGTGGCGGATCAAATCGACATCGCCGGTGCGGTGAGCGCGGTCAAAATTGGCATGTTGGGCACGGCAGGGATCGTCGAGGCGGTTGCCGCCGCTTTCCCTCGCGCCCCATGCGTTTTGGACCCGGTGCTGATGTCCAGTTCGGGTCACATGTTGCTGGATGATCTCGGGGTCACGGCCCTGTTGGATCGGTTGTTGCCAAAGGTCGACCTTCTGACACCGAACGTGCCGGAACTGGCGGCTTTGGCGCGCCGCCTCTGTGTCCCAGAGGACGACCCTCGCGCCTGTGTTGAGCGGCTTTTGCACCGCGGATGCGGGGCAGTTTTGGTGAAGGGCGGACATGCCGAAGGCCTTTCAAGCGTCGATCACCTGTATCGCCGGGACGTCCCGGTTGTGGCCTTCGGCGCGCCCCGAATTGATGCCTCGCTCAGAGGCACCGGGTGTCGTCTGGCCAGTGCCATCGCGGGTCATATCGCACAGGGTGCCGGTCTTGTTGACGCGGTTGCTTTAGCAAAACAGCATGTCCACGGCGCGTTTGTATTGGCGTCTGGCGCGCCAAAACCACAGCCGGGCACCTGA